The genomic window GCTTTCAGCAAGCTTGCTTCATTATACAGTGCCTTGGGCTTCGTTTGCTTCTCCAGTACTTCTTTCTTTTCGATTGGAAGACTTTCATCCTTACTTACTTTAGGAAGCGTTGCATTGTCCTCATCCTCCTTTTCATCATCCTTCTGATTAAATACAGAACGCCAGCCCGGCGACTGGATGACGGTCCCGTTAGCGACAAATAAAGAACCCGATTCAATGGTGATCTTGGTGAGTTCCTTTATACACTCCTGATGAAACGCCTCCAGCATTCGACCTGCAATCAGATCGTAAACGGCCTGAAGATCGGGAGAAAGGCCCGACGGAACATTCTCTGTAGGCAACAATGCATGGTGGTCGGTAACTTTCGCTGCATTGACACTCCGCTTATTCAGTTTTGCTGTTTTCAGAAACGAAGCTTGCTTGCCGAAAAGCGGGTGATGTTCCAGATTCTCAATGAGCTGCGGAATACCCGCCAGCACATCCTCTCCGATATAACGGCTTCCGGTTCTGGGATAGGTAATCAATTTTGATTCGTACAGCGTTTGTGCAAGACTGAGCGTCTGATCGGCCGTAAAACCCTTCCGCTTATTGGCCTCCTGCTGCAGACTGCTCAGGTCGTGCAGCAACGGTGGCTGTTCCTTCCTTGGCTTCACTTCAACGTTTTGTATCAGTCCGCCGGCAGCATCACCTGATGCAACATCTCTTACCTTCTTAAGTACTTCGAGAGCGGTCTCTTCATCCTTAAAATTCTTTATAGAAAGCGCCCGAAAGCCGACATCATCCTTGTTCAGATAGATCGCCACCTGAAAATAAATCTGCGGCTTAAAGTTTTTATTTTCAAGATATCGGAAGCAGATCATTGCCAGAGTAGGCGTTTGAACACGGCCTAACGACAATACCGCCCTGTTTCCGGCAGCAATACTCAGCGCCTGCGTTGCATTTAAACCTACAATCCAATCGGATTCCGACCGGCATTGGGCAGAAAAAAACAAGGTATCGTATTCAGTGCCTGGCTTCAGGTTCCTGAAACCATTCTTTATAGCCTCATCCGTCTGCGATGAGATCCAGAGCCTTTTGAATGGCTTCTTACATTTGAGATGGTAATAAATATAGCGGAAGATGAGCTCTCCCTCCCTTCCGGCATCCGTGGCGACAATGATCTCTGTCGCCTCATCAAAGAGTTTTTTTATGATATTCAGTTGCTTCACTACTCCCGGATCATCTGAAGTACCTGATGCAGTCTTCTGTTGCCTTACCGCCAGTTTAAATCTTTCGGGCAACATCGGAAGGTTCTCAACCCGCCATCCTTTAAATCCGTAAACTTCAGGTGGAGCCAGCTGCACCAAATGGCCAAAAGCCCATGTAAACGAATAGCCTGGACCTTCAATATATCCATCCTTCTTTGTCGTCTTTCCAAATACCTTTGCAAGGTCACGCGCAACCGAAGGTTTCTCCGCAATAACAACTTTCATATTGTGCTGCGAAGTTAAGGATTAAAAGAAGCCATTCCCGAACTTCTTCAATTCTCCGTTTGAAATATAGCAATGGAAGGTGGGTCTGTAACATTACCGCCAGGGAAGAGACTGACGTTTTAGGGAGCAGTTCGTTTAGCCGTTACTCTTACCGCGTCAGCTTCCATCGTTTCAAAAACGATCTCGTCGTTTGCAAACTTTTTAATCAGAAAACGGATATTCCGCGTTG from Arcticibacter tournemirensis includes these protein-coding regions:
- a CDS encoding type IA DNA topoisomerase translates to MKVVIAEKPSVARDLAKVFGKTTKKDGYIEGPGYSFTWAFGHLVQLAPPEVYGFKGWRVENLPMLPERFKLAVRQQKTASGTSDDPGVVKQLNIIKKLFDEATEIIVATDAGREGELIFRYIYYHLKCKKPFKRLWISSQTDEAIKNGFRNLKPGTEYDTLFFSAQCRSESDWIVGLNATQALSIAAGNRAVLSLGRVQTPTLAMICFRYLENKNFKPQIYFQVAIYLNKDDVGFRALSIKNFKDEETALEVLKKVRDVASGDAAGGLIQNVEVKPRKEQPPLLHDLSSLQQEANKRKGFTADQTLSLAQTLYESKLITYPRTGSRYIGEDVLAGIPQLIENLEHHPLFGKQASFLKTAKLNKRSVNAAKVTDHHALLPTENVPSGLSPDLQAVYDLIAGRMLEAFHQECIKELTKITIESGSLFVANGTVIQSPGWRSVFNQKDDEKEDEDNATLPKVSKDESLPIEKKEVLEKQTKPKALYNEASLLKAMETSGKEIEDEELRQAMKNSGLGTPATRASIIETLIKRDYIKREKKLLLPTEKGLAVYELVKDKKIAQAELTGLWEKRLEDIRTGGSVAEFKNEIREYTRTITSELLEAGRGLSGLIAEPEPEEGAVICPHCKKGALRFGDKAVSCNGYQRGCSFVIWRTMSGKQLTDSQIMELIEKGRTSVLKGFKSKAGNSFDASLLLADGKVHFVFAPRTEEAKQ